One genomic region from Peromyscus eremicus chromosome 20, PerEre_H2_v1, whole genome shotgun sequence encodes:
- the Lratd2 gene encoding protein LRATD2, whose protein sequence is MGNQVEKLTHLSYKEVPTADPTGVDRDDGPRIGVSYIFSNDDEDVEPQPPPQGPDGGALPDSGDRPPLPPPQPYDPRQHEVECSVFYRDECIYQKSFAPGSAALSTYTPENLLNKCSPGDLVEFVSQAQYPHWAVYVGNFQVVHLHRLEVSNSFLTDASQGRRGRVVNDLYRYKPLSPSAVVRNALAHVGAKERELSWRNSESFAAWCRYGKREFKIGGELRIGKQPYRLQIQLSAQRSHTLEFQSLEDLIMEKRRNDQIGRAAVLQELATHLHPAEPDEGDSDATRTTPSPLRPPAPGSEEEDGDSVVH, encoded by the coding sequence ATGGGCAATCAGGTGGAGAAACTGACCCACCTAAGTTACAAGGAAGTTCCCACGGCCGACCCGACCGGCGTGGACCGAGACGATGGGCCCCGCATAGGAGTCTCTTATATTTTCTCCAATGACGACGAGGATGTGGAACCGCAGCCACCGCCCCAGGGGCCTGATGGCGGAGCGTTGCCGGACTCCGGGGACCGGCCTCCCCTGCCCCCGCCGCAGCCCTATGACCCGCGGCAGCACGAGGTGGAATGCTCGGTGTTTTATCGGGACGAGTGCATCTATCAGAAAAGCTTCGCGCCGGGGTCGGCGGCGCTAAGCACCTACACACCCGAGAACCTGCTCAACAAGTGCAGTCCAGGCGACCTCGTGGAGTTTGTGTCGCAGGCGCAGTACCCACACTGGGCTGTCTATGTGGGCAATTTCCAGGTGGTGCATCTGCACCGGCTGGAGGTGAGCAACAGCTTCCTGACCGACGCAAGCCAAGGTCGGCGCGGCCGCGTGGTCAACGATCTGTATCGCTACAAGCCACTGAGTCCCAGCGCTGTGGTGCGCAACGCGCTGGCGCACGTGGGCGCCAAGGAGCGGGAGCTCAGCTGGCGCAACTCGGAGAGCTTTGCCGCCTGGTGCCGCTATGGCAAACGTGAGTTCAAGATCGGTGGCGAGCTGCGCATCGGCAAGCAGCCCTACCGTTTGCAGATTCAGCTCTCGGCTCAGCGCAGCCACACTCTCGAGTTCCAGAGCCTGGAGGACTTGATCATGGAGAAGCGGCGCAACGACCAAATCGGACGCGCGGCGGTGCTGCAGGAGCTCGCCACGCACCTGCACCCGGCTGAGCCAGATGAGGGCGACAGCGATGCGACTCGGACTACACCGTCTCCCCTGCGCCCCCCTGCACCGGGCTccgaggaggaggatggagactcGGTGGTGCACTGA